The following proteins come from a genomic window of Aequorivita marisscotiae:
- a CDS encoding TetR/AcrR family transcriptional regulator produces MAKTNKNQDTEGQILNAAKNVFQKKGMDGARMQEIADEAGINKAMLHYYYRSKQLLFEAVFSNAFSLLAPQLNKILNDDSSIEDKVKNFTSNYISFISKYPYLPNFIIQELNRNPKFFEKIQQNAAFPTLEKFKSQVAAEVEEGMLKPIDGEQLFINIISLNIFPFVATPLLKGFLKIDDKAFKQLMERRKTEVAEFIINSIKK; encoded by the coding sequence ATGGCAAAGACAAATAAAAATCAAGATACCGAAGGGCAAATTTTAAATGCCGCAAAAAACGTTTTTCAGAAAAAGGGAATGGACGGCGCCCGAATGCAGGAAATTGCAGATGAAGCCGGCATTAATAAAGCCATGCTCCACTATTATTACCGCAGCAAACAATTGCTTTTTGAAGCTGTTTTCAGCAACGCATTTTCACTTTTGGCACCCCAACTCAACAAGATTTTAAACGACGATTCTTCAATTGAAGACAAGGTGAAAAACTTCACGAGTAACTATATTTCCTTTATATCGAAATATCCCTATTTGCCAAATTTCATAATTCAAGAATTAAACCGAAACCCAAAGTTTTTTGAAAAAATTCAACAAAATGCCGCGTTTCCAACATTGGAAAAATTTAAAAGTCAGGTTGCGGCAGAAGTTGAAGAAGGCATGCTAAAACCCATAGACGGGGAGCAGCTTTTTATCAATATTATTTCGCTGAATATTTTCCCATTCGTCGCAACGCCATTGTTAAAAGGATTTTTAAAAATTGACGATAAAGCGTTTAAACAATTGATGGAACGGCGTAAAACCGAAGTAGCGGAGTTTATTATCAATTCAATTAAAAAATGA